Within Novosphingobium resinovorum, the genomic segment TCAACGCCATCCTGCTGTCGCTGCTGTACCGCCTGACGCCTGCGCAGTGTCGCCTGATCCTCGTCGATCCCAAGGTTCTCGAACTCAAGAGCTACGACGACATCCCGCACCTGCTCTCGCCCGTGGTCACCGAACCGCCCAAGGCGATCCGCGCGCTCAAGTGGGCGGTCGAGGAAATGGAGCGCCGCTATCGCCAGATGAGCGAGATTTCGGTCCGCAACCTCGCCAGCTTCAACGAGAAGGTCCGCACCGCCGCCGCCAAGGGCAAGCCGCTGGGCCGCCGCATCCAGATCGGCTTCGATCCCGAAACGGGCGAGGAACTCTACGAGGACCGCCAGCTCGACTATGAGGCGCTGCCGCAGATCGTCCTGATCGTCGACGAACTCGCCGACCTCATGGTCACCGTCGGCAAGGAAATCGAAGTTCTCATCCAGCGTCTCTCCCAGAAGAGCCGCGCGGCGGGCATCCACCTCATCATGGCGACGCAGCGTCCGTCGGTCGACGTCATCACCGGCGTCATCAAGGCCAACCTGCCGACCCGCGTGTCCTTCGCCGTCACCAGCCGCATCGACAGCCGCACGATCCTTGGCGAACAGGGCGCGGAGCAGCTGCTGGGCAAGGGCGACATGCTCTACAAGCCCAGCTCCGACCCCATCAAGCGCGTCCATGGGCCCTTCGTCTCGGACGAAGAAGTCGAGCACGTCGCCACGTACTGGCGCTCGCAGGGCAAGCCGGACTACGTGGACGCCGTCACCAACGAGCCCGAGGAAGGCAGCTTCGGCTTCGACGACCTCGACGCGACGGCCTCGGACCAGCCCGACGAGCGCAAGTACCGGCAGGTTTGCCAGTTGGTGTTCGAGAACCAGAAGGTCTCGGTATCGTGGCTGCAGCGCCAGATGGGCGTGGGCTACAACACCGCCGCCAAATGGGTCGAGCGCATGGAGCAGGACGGCTACGTCGGCCCCGCCAACCACGTCGGCCGCCGCGACATCTACCGTGACGAGAACGGGAGCCCGCTTTGAGGCTCATCGTCGCGCTGGTGCTGGCCGGTGCCCCCGTGGTTTCCGTCGCGGCGACATCCACGCTCACCGCGACCTCGGGCAACTGGGTGCGCGTGTTCAAGCAGGAGGTCGAGACCGCCGTGGGCCGCAGCGTCCGCATCGACACGGCGAGTATGAGGGCGGGCGGTCTCGGCCGCACCTTCCGCGAACTGGATGTACTGACCAAGGCGCAAGGCCAGATGCCGCGCGGCACCATGCAGTTCATGCTGCGCAGCGTGAACTGCACCGCAGGAACCACGCGGGTGGAGCAATGGCAGGTGCTCAATCCGGGCGGCGCGCCGCTTGGCGGCTCGGCGACGCCGGGCGCGACGCAGCGGGTGCGCTGGGACAACGAGGACGGCCTGGTCATCCGCTACGTGTGCCAGGGGATACTGACCCGGTGACGGTCGCTACTTGCGGGCGGCGAAAGCCGTACTGATCCGTATCGAGGTCTGCGGCGCAACCGGATCGCTGACCTCGTTCTCGAATGCTCCCATCACTTCCTGCGCCGTGGCACCGGCGAAGTTGGCCTGAAACCGACTGTTTCTTCCGGCATCGCCGCCCAGCGTGTCGAGCACCCCGCGCGGCGGAAAAGGCGTGATCGTCATGCGCGAAAAGGTGACTTTCTCCCCGGTTCGATCGTTCGTACCTGAAAGGTCAAGATAGCAGGTAAAGGCGGTCGTCTGATAGTCGATCGAAAGGTGTATCGTACCCGTTATTGCATAGACATTGGAACTTCCCACGCCCCGGGCATTGCCGATTACCAGCCCTTCGTAGACCGCAGCGCCAGTCACGGTGGTCCGGTAAGCATCGAACGGAATACCGAATGCGAATGGCACGACGCCGTGCAGTGTCTCGCCAGTCGCGGTGTTCGTGTAGCTCGTCTGCCCCAGCGCGATCGACGAGAACTGCAAGGGCAAGCCGGGATTGCTCGTGCCCATTCGCAACTGCCGCACATTGAAGCTCACGCCGTTGCTAGCCCCGGTATAGACCGCATAAGTCGCGTCCGACTGCCCGCTGGCCAGCGAGAGCGTGCCGCTTCCGATGCTCGGCATGCCATAATAGAGGAAGCCGGAAGCGCTGTAAGTGAAGCTGCCTCGTTGCGCGTCATAGGTGATCGGCGTGCCCGGGCCGAACACCGTGCTGTTGACCGCCGTGACCAGCCCGCTGCCGTTGCGCGCATAGCCGTTGTCACCCTCGTAGCCAGTCAACTGTGTCGATGCCGTCAGCGACAGCAATGTCGGTTCACCGCTTGCAGGTGGCGTCGGTGTCGGGCTTGGGCTGGACGTGGGGACTGACGTTGGCGTAGCCGATGGCGTAGACGATGAACCGTCCGATCCGCCGCACCCGGAAATCGCCAGACACATGAGAGCAAACAGCGGCAATCGCCCGAATTTCATCTACACCCCCGGTTGCAGGTTCCCTGAGAGCTGGATCGGCCATGGCGACGCCCATGGCAAGATCAAACCATAAGAAACATTATCTTTTCCAGCATTCATGCACCCCAAACCGAAGTGCAGCTTGGCCTCAGCGCACTACTTATCTAACTAGGTCCGTCCACCCAAGAACCGCTGAAGGATTTCATGGAACAACATGCCCAGGCATTCCTGCTGCGCGACGGATTTTTCCTGCTGGGAACCGCGCTCGGCTTCGTGCTGCTGTTCCGGCGGCTGGGGATCGGCGCCACGCTGGGGTTCCTGACCACCGGCGCGGTGCTGGGTCCCTATGTCCTGAACCTCGTCGGCGATCCCGAAAGCAAGATGGGCATCGCCGAACTGGGCATCACCCTGCTGCTGTTCATCGTCGGGCTCGAACTCGCGCCAGCGCGCCTGTGGAAGATGCGGCACGAGATTTTCGGGCTCGGCTTGCTGCAGGTGGTGCTGTGCGGGCTGGCGGTTTCGGCCGTTATCTATTTCTTCACCGGCTTCAGCCTGCAGGCCTCGCTGGCGCTGGGTCTGCCGCTGGGGCTGTCGTCCACCGCGCAGGTGCTGCCGATGCTGCAGAGCGCCGGGCGCCTGCACACGCCGTTCGGCGAGCGATCCTTCGCGATCCTGTTGTTCCAGGACCTGTCGATCATCCCGCTGATCACCATCATCGCGGCAATGAACCGCAATCCGGCGCTGCCTTCCGGCCCGCCGGGATGGGTGCTGGGGCTGGAGACGGTCGCCGCCATCGTCGGCCTGATCCTCGCGGGGCGCTTCGTCATCCGGCCGCTGTTCGGCCTGATCGGCAACCTCGGCGAGCGCGAAATGTTCGTCTTCGCCGCGCTGTTCACGGTCATGGCCTCGGGCGCCTTGATGCAGGCGCTCGGCCTTTCGACCGCGCTTGGCGCCTTCATCGCAGGCGTCATGCTGGCGGATTCGCCCTATCGCCACGAACTTGAGGCCGACGTCGAACCGTTCCGCGCGATCCTGCTGGGGCTGTTCTTCATGTCGGTGGGCATGATGCTGGACCTCTCGGCCATCGCCGAACGCCCCTTGTTCGTCATGGCGATGGCGCTCGCGCTGATCGCGGTGAAGGGCGGCATCATCTTCCTGCTCGGCCTCGCCTTCCGGATGGAGTGGCGCAGCGCCCTCGCGCTCGGCCTGCTGCTCAGTCAGGGGGGTGAATTCGCCTTCGTCCTGTTTGCGCAGGCCAGCAATGCGATGCTGGTGGATGCGCAGGCGACCAGTCTGTTCAGCGCCATCGTCACTCTCTCGATGGTCACCACGCCGTTCCTGATGATGGCGACGCGCGGCATCCGCGAACGACCCGAGGGCAAGAAGGAAGTCCGCGAGGGCCCGCACGAGGACGGCGCCAACGCGATCGTCGTGGGCTATGGCCGCTTCGGGCAGACGGTGGCGCAGATGCTGATCGCCGCCGACATTCCGGTGACGATGATCGACACCGACATCGAGATGATCGACATCGCCCGGGACTTCGGCGCGCAAGTCTGGTTCGGTGACGGCACCCGCATCGACATGCTGCGGCAGGCGGGCGCGGCGGAGGCCGAACTGATCGTCTTCTGCATCGACGGCGACCAGTTGACCGAGCCGTTCCTGCAGGCCGTCCACCAGGCTTTCCCCAATGCGCAAGTCCACGCCCGCGTGTTCGACCGCCGCGCGCTGGTGCGGCTGAAGGACGCGCCGATCGCCTCGATGGCGCGCGAGGTGATGGAATCGGCGGTGGTGCTGGCGCGCAAGGCGCTCAAGGGGCTGGACGTGGCGCTCGGCGACATCGATCGCGCCGAACAGATGTACCGCAAGAGCGACAAGGAACGCCTGACCGTGCAGTACGAAGGCGGCGACGTGCGTGCCGCGCGGGAGCACATCATCACGCAGCGGCCGAGGGACCGGCGGTAGCTAGGTGTCGTCATTGCAAGCGCAGCGAAGCAATCCAGAGCAGTATCAAGCCGCCCTGGATTGCTTCGCTACGCTCGCGGGTGACGAAAGGTGGTCAGCCCACGAAAGGCGCCGCCACTTCCGGTGGCACACGCATCAGCCGGCCTGAGGCGATGTCGATCATCGCCCATGTCGTGCGGGCCGAGACGATCACCTTGCCCGCCGCGTTACGGAAATCCACCCGCCGGTCGAACCGCGCGCCGCTCGGTCCTTCGGGAATGAAGGTCTCGCCGGTCACGCTCTCGCCTTCGCGGATGTTGCCGCGGTAATCGATCTCGTGACGGGTGACGAGCCAAGCGTACTTCTCCTGATGCTCAGGCGGGGCGACGGCGGCCCAGTGCGCGCCCGCCATCGCCTCCATCCACTGCACCCACACCGCATTGTTGACGTGGCCCATCACATCGATGTGCTCGGGCAACGCGGTGAAGGTGAGCGTGAAGGTCATAACGGATGAACTCGCTAGATCGGCGTGGGGGCTTCGACAAGCTCAGCCTGAGCGGGAATGGGAGGTTTGCGCCAGCCCCGCTCACCCTGAGCTTGTCGAAGGGTCAGACGCCCAGCTGCCACAGGATGAAGGCGAACTCCTCCGCCGTTTCCTTCAGGCTCTCGAAGCGGCCCGACTTGCCGCCGTGGCCCGCGCCCATGTTGGTCTTGAGGATCAGTTCGTTGCCGTCGGTCTTCACCTCGCGCAGCTTCGCGACCCACTTCGCGGGCTCCCAGTAGGTTACGCGCGGGTCGTTGAGGCCCGCAGTCACCATCAGCGGCGGATAGGCCTGCGGCTTGACCTGATCGTAGGGGCTGTAGCTCAGGATCAGATCGAAGGCGGCCTTGTCCTCGATCGGGTTGCCCCATTCGGGCCACTCGCCCGGCGTCAGCGGCAGGGTGTCGTCGAGCATGGTGCTCAGCACATCCACGAAGGGCACGTGCGCCACCACCGCGCCGAACAGCTCGGGGTCGGAGTTGATGACCGCGCCCATCAGTTCACCGCCCGCCGAGCCGCCGGAGATGCTGATCCGGCCCGCTTCGGTGAAGCCGCGCTGGATCAGGCCCTTGGCGACATCGACGAAGTCGTTGAAGGTATTCTCGCGCCGCTCCAGCTTGCCCGCCTTGTACCACGCGCGGCCG encodes:
- a CDS encoding cation:proton antiporter; translated protein: MEQHAQAFLLRDGFFLLGTALGFVLLFRRLGIGATLGFLTTGAVLGPYVLNLVGDPESKMGIAELGITLLLFIVGLELAPARLWKMRHEIFGLGLLQVVLCGLAVSAVIYFFTGFSLQASLALGLPLGLSSTAQVLPMLQSAGRLHTPFGERSFAILLFQDLSIIPLITIIAAMNRNPALPSGPPGWVLGLETVAAIVGLILAGRFVIRPLFGLIGNLGEREMFVFAALFTVMASGALMQALGLSTALGAFIAGVMLADSPYRHELEADVEPFRAILLGLFFMSVGMMLDLSAIAERPLFVMAMALALIAVKGGIIFLLGLAFRMEWRSALALGLLLSQGGEFAFVLFAQASNAMLVDAQATSLFSAIVTLSMVTTPFLMMATRGIRERPEGKKEVREGPHEDGANAIVVGYGRFGQTVAQMLIAADIPVTMIDTDIEMIDIARDFGAQVWFGDGTRIDMLRQAGAAEAELIVFCIDGDQLTEPFLQAVHQAFPNAQVHARVFDRRALVRLKDAPIASMAREVMESAVVLARKALKGLDVALGDIDRAEQMYRKSDKERLTVQYEGGDVRAAREHIITQRPRDRR
- a CDS encoding acyl-CoA thioesterase yields the protein MTFTLTFTALPEHIDVMGHVNNAVWVQWMEAMAGAHWAAVAPPEHQEKYAWLVTRHEIDYRGNIREGESVTGETFIPEGPSGARFDRRVDFRNAAGKVIVSARTTWAMIDIASGRLMRVPPEVAAPFVG